Proteins encoded in a region of the Suncus etruscus isolate mSunEtr1 chromosome 1, mSunEtr1.pri.cur, whole genome shotgun sequence genome:
- the ISLR gene encoding LOW QUALITY PROTEIN: immunoglobulin superfamily containing leucine-rich repeat protein (The sequence of the model RefSeq protein was modified relative to this genomic sequence to represent the inferred CDS: inserted 3 bases in 2 codons; deleted 13 bases in 10 codons): protein MLELYLQCGAVLLGLVETCPEPCDDSQKYGFQNRRLCLRDLEALPHGFPANVTTLSLSANRLPALPEGAFREVPRLQSLWLAHNEIRTVAAGALAPLSNLKSLDLSHILITDFAWSDLHNLRRPAAVELDSNELTSVPRDAFRSLRVLRSLQLNHNRLHTLVEGTLAPLTRPSLNLQINDKPFDDTCGIMWFKTWALTTTVSIPEQDNITCVSPRLLKRHPLNRLLPLPCSAPSVQLTYQPSQDGAELRPGFVLALHCDVEGSPFPGLHWHIRTPSSTVEIASPNVGADGRALPGSCPLAASHXLQAFANGSLFIPDFGKQEEGTYSCLATNELGSAESSVNVALATPGEGGEDALGHRFRGKGTEAKGLHTVDNEVQPSGPXDNVVIIYLQSQREPPEAAGGAAGEGGLGQQPPGLLLLGQSLMLPLPHFFLAHLTEASWSS, encoded by the exons ATGCTGGAGCTATATCTGCAGTGCGGGGCTGTCCTCTTGGGCCTGGTGGAGACTTGTCCCGAGCCCTGTGAC GACAGCCAGAAGTATGGCTTCCAAAATCGCCGACTGTGCCTACGGGACCTGGAGGCCTTGCCTCACGGTTTC CCTGCCAACGTGACCACGCTGAGTCTGTCTGCCAACCGGCTGCCAGCCTTGCCCGAAGGCGCCTTCCGGGAGGTT CCCAGGCTGCAGTCCCTGTGGCTGGCC CACAATGAGATCCGTACGGTGGCGGCGGGTGCCCTGGCCCCACTGAGCAACCTCAAGAGCCTGGATCTCAGCCACATCCTCATC ACCGACTTCGCCTGGAGCGACCTGCACAACCTCAGACGCCCTGCAGCTGTTGAGCTGGACAGCAATGAGCTGACCTCAGTGCCCCGCGATGCCTTCCGCAGCCTGCGTGTCCTGCGCTCTCTGCAGCTCAACCATAATCGCCTTCACACTCTAGTCGAGGGCACCTTGGCA CCGCTCACCCGGCCCTCTCTCAACCTGCAGATCAATGACAAACCCTTCGAC GACACCTGCGGCATCATGTGGTTCAAGACGTGGGCCCTGACCACCACCGTGTCCATCCCAGAACAAGACAACATCACTTGTGTCTCTCCTCGCCTGCTCAAAAGGCACCCGCTGAACCGCCTGCTTCCACTGCCCTGTTCTGCACCCTCGGTCCAGCTCACCTACCAGCCCAGCCAGGACGGTGCTGAGCTGCGGCCGGGCTTTGTGCTGGCCCTGCACTGTGATGTGGAGGGG AGCCCATTCCCCGGCCTGCACTGGCACATT AGGACGCCCAGCAGCACCGTGGAGATTGCCAGCCCCAATGTGGGTGCGGATGGGCGAGCCCTGCCCGGATCCTGCCCGCTGGCAGCCAGCCA GCTTCAGGCTTTTGCCAATGGCAGCCTGTTCATCCCCGACTTTGGCAAGCAAGAAGAGGGCACCTACAGCTGCCTAGCTACCAACGAGCTGGGCAGTGCCGAGAGCTCAGTGAATGTGGCTCTGGCCACCCCAGGTGAAGGGGGTGAGGATGCACTGGGCCACAGGTTCCGCGGCAAAGGCACCGAGGCCAAGGGTTTGCAC ACAGTGGACAACGAGGTGCAGCCCTCAGGCC GAGACAACGTGGTCATCATCTACCTTCAGTCGCAACGGGAACCCCCTGAAGCTGCTGGGGGGGCAGCGGGAGAAGGGGGACTGGGACAGCAGCCCCCTGGGCTTCTCCTTCTGGGCCAGAGCCTCATGCTCCCTCTTCCTCACTTCTTTCTAGCCCACCTGACCGAGGCCAGCTGGAGTAGCTGA